Part of the Kiritimatiellales bacterium genome is shown below.
AGTTGAAAGCTGATTGCATTTTACGGCGGCGCCGTTTTCTAACAGATAATCGCTATTGCGTTCTTCCTGTCCGGGAATCGGCTGATAAATAACCATCGGCAGTCCGCAGCTCATTGCTTCGGCTGTGGTGAGTCCGCCGGGTTTCCCGATGAACAGATCGGCGGCCTTCATCCAGTCGTGCATGCGGTTCGTGTAACCGAGCACAGTGAATTTCAGATGGTTGCAACCCGCCGGCAGGCTGGCGACTTCCTTTAGAACGGTTTTCTGCAGTTTTTCATTTTTGCCGCAAATAACAATTATCTGCGCCGGGTGTTTCACATCGCACATCACCTCTGCCATGCGCCCGGCGGAACTGACGCCAAGCGCGCCGCCAGAAATCAGAATCACCGGTTCACTGCCGGTCAATTCATATTCCCCGCGCAGTTTCACACGATCGCGTTCTTCAGCGAATACCGGGTCAATCGGAATGCCGGAAACAGTGATAATTTCCGGCGGGAAGCCGATGTTTTCAAGCTGAACTTTCGATTCCTCGTTCGCGACAAAGTAATGGTTGACGGTGCGCGACAGCCACATCGCGTGCGCATAATAGTCAGTGATGGTAATAGCCAGTTGCGTATCCACTTTATCGTGTTTAATCAGATGCGAAAGAATTTCCGCCGGCAGGAAGTGCGTGCAGATGGTGATGTCCGGCTGGAATTTTTTAATCTGCCGGATCAGCGGGCCGGTGTTCATGCGGTCGAGCATCAGTCGCATTTTTTCGGTTTTCCAGGGTTCATCCTGCGAATCGTAAAACCAGCCGAGCAGCACCGGCGCGCTTTTGACGAGATCAAGATAGAACTGGCCGTAAAACTGCCGGAACAGCTTATTCGTATATTTCAGTGCATCGATATTCAGCACGTCGCCGACTTCCGGATGTGCATGCGCCGCTTTTTCCAGCGCTTCCGCCGCACGAATGTGTCCGGTGCCGGCGCTCACTGAAAGAATCAAGATCCGGTGTTTTGACCCGTCGGCTTTTTTCATTAGATGATCTCCTGATAAACCCACTCGTGAATGATGCGGTCGGCCTCCGCATGTGCAGTGGCAAGAAACGCTTTAAAATCGTCAGCGTCTTTCCCTGTCGGATCGGGCACATCCAGATCTGAATCATCCTCGCCCTGCCAGCCGTATTCCATCAGCCGGAATGTCCTGGATCGCGCTTCGGGGAATTTTTTTAAAATATAATCTTTGTGTTCCTGCTCCATCACCAGCACCAGGCCGGCTGTGCGGAGCAGCCTGCCGTTAATTCTCTGCGCTGCGTGGTTGCGCAGACTGAAGCCGTTATTGCGTGCGATCAGCGCAACCACATCATTCGCGCGCGCTCCGTTAATCGCATGCGTACCGGCGGAAATAATTTTAATCCGCCGCTGTGCACCGGGGCGGTACTGAGTAAGAAAATGGCGCAGATAGCCGGCGAGATACGCACTGCGCGTCCGGTTCGCCGAACAGACAATCATCACCGTAAATTTCCGTCGGAAAAAACTCATGTGTGAATCATTGATAAAATCCGGCGGTGACGGAAGAAAAAAGTGGGAACGCAGACGCGACGTTCCCATTACACCCCGAATAACAGGAGAATTCCCATAGAGAAAACGAGGGAAACCGGATATTAAGAGTCGAAGTTTTCCTCCCAATCACGCGCAGATAAAAACAGATTTTTCTGTACTGCGCTCAAAAATTCGAAGAGCGGCTTTTAAAAAAAGCGACCACTGAGGAGAGTAGCAGCAGCTTGTCACAGATCAGCGGCGTAATTATCCAACCGGCGATAGCGGAACAGGCGCTGATTTTTCCACCGGCAGGTCAGGTTCAAGTTCCGGCTCCGGCAGTTCCTCCGGAGTACCTGTCGCCGGTTGTGCACCGCTTTCGTCCGCCGGAGCTTCCGGCACCGGAATTTCTGTTTTCTGTGCTGCACCGGAAATTCGCCGGAGTACAGTGTCCGGCACAAAACGGTAAAGTTCAAAAATAAAAATACTTTCGAACAGCACAACTGCCAGACAGCCGAAGACTGCCAGCATTGCCACCAGGTCAAACCGCTGTTTCGCTGTTTTTATTTTCATCACATACATTTTCACCGTTTCAGTTTGTTCTTTCAACCCTAAAGCTCTTCCGGCAGTATACTGCGTCCCTATATAATGAAAACGAAATAACAATGCTCAACGCCTGATTTCCGAATCCGGGATTCCGGTAGATTTGGATATTCTGGAATTAAAATTTTAAGAAGGAATTTTGTATGAAACCAAATGACTATCATGTCTCGATGGATGCGCTTGCCTCGCTGTGCAAACGGCGCGGATTTATTTTTCAGACCTCCGAAATTTACGGCGGTATCAACGGCTTCTGGGATTACGGCCCGCTCGGCGTTGAGCTGAAGCGCAACATCAAAGAGAGCTGGTGGAAATCCACTGTGCAGTCACGCGAGAATGTTATTGGACTCGACAGCGCTATTATTATGCACCCGCGCGTCTGGGAAGCGTCCGGTCACGTCGGCAACTTTAAAGACCCGATGGTTGACTGCCGCGAAACAAAAAACCGGTACCGCGCCGATCAACTGCTCGTATTCAAGCATAAATCCGATGCCGCCGCACTGATGTTTGCCTATCCGGAAGATGAGCAGCCGGCGGAAAAAAAAGTAAAAAAAATCGGCAAAGGAAATCCGGCGGAGTATGAGTCTGTTACACTCGAGTCTATTCCGCTTGACGCGTATGAACGTCTTGTCGGACCGGATACCGATAGGCCCGGTACGCTCACCGAACCGCGCGCGTTTAATCTCATGTTTAAAACCTATGTCGGCCCCATCGAGCAAAGTTCAAACATTGCGTGGCTGCGTCCCGAAACCGCGCAGGGAATTTTTGCTCAGTTCGGCAATGTGCTCGCCGTTTCACGTCAGAAAGTCCCGTTCGGCATCGCACAGATCGGCAAAGCCTTCCGCAACGAAATCAATCCGCGCAACTACACCTTCCGTTCACGCGAATTTGAGCAGATGGAACTCGAATTTTTCATCAAGCCCGGCTCCGACGCCGAATGGCATGAATACTGGGTTGCCGAGCGCCTGAAATGGTACGAACAGGTCGGACTGCCGGAAGGCCGCATGCATCTTGATGTTCATCCGCCGGAAAAACTTGCGCACTATGCCAGCGCCTGCACCGATATTATGTACGACTTCCCGTTCGGCACGCAGGAGCTCGAAGGGATCGCCGCGCGCGGAAACTTTGACCTCACGCAGCATCAGAACATCAGCGGTAAAACGCTTGAATATTTCGACGAAGAAACCAAAGAAAAATTCCTGCCGGCCGTTGTCGAACCGTCTGCCGGTGTCGATCGCATTGCACTTGCCCTGCTCTGCGAAGCCTACCGCGAAGAGTGGATCCCAAAAGACGGCGGCACCGTCCTCACCGCCGAACCCGGCAAACCGGCGCCGGAAGGTTACGAAGCCCGCACCGTCATGCGCTTTGCGCCGTGCATCGCACCGTATAAAGTTGCGGTATTCCCCCTGTTGAAAAACAAAGAGGAACTCGTCGGCAAAGCGCGCGGACTGTTCGAAAAGCTCAACGACCGCTGGAACTGCTTCTATGACCACGCCGGTGCTATCGGGCGCCGTTACCGCCGGCAGGATGAAATCGGTACGCCGTGCGGCGTTACCGTTGACTTCCAGACGCTCGAAGACAACACTGTTACACTGCGCGACCGTGACACGATGGAACAGATCCGCGTCTCCATTGATGAACTCGAATCCATTATCACACAACGAGTAAAATTCTAGAAAATAATGAAACATGATCTTTCCAGCGATGAACTGAAATCCCTCGCGCGCGCCGCATCAAAGCGCGCAGTCGAGCGCGCGCGCGCGATGAAAATTTCCTATACTGTGCAGGAGGGGAAAAGAATTGTGCAGCATCAGCCGGACGGGAAAAAGAAAATTATCGGTCAGCTGAAAAAAGCTTTTGTTAAACCATCACAAAAATCCTACCGGATCCCGCCGCAATGAACCGTTTAAGAATTTTTGCCGGACCGAACGGGTCAGGAAAGTCCTCCTTATACATGAAAGTAAAAGAGGAGTGCTCATGCGGGCTTTACCTTAATCCGGATAAACTGCAGCTGCGCATCAGCAATACCAACCTGCTCGATTTGAATCACTTTGGCATCTTCGTCCGGCAGTCGGATTGGGATACTTTTTACAAAGCGCATAAGTTGCACCGGAAAGCACCATTGCTGAAAACCAGCTACGTTGAAAACAACATTCTGGTAGTGAAAGGGTATCCGGCCTCCTATGACGCCGCCATTCTCACTGATTTTCTCCGGTCACAACTGATAAAAACCGGCCGGACATTCTCCTTTGAAACTGTCTTTTCCCATCCGTCTAAACTGGACTTTATGCGTCAGGCCAACCAGAACGGTTATCACTGCTATCTTTACTTTGCCGCCATCAGCTCGCAGGAGATCTGTATTGAGCGGGTGCGGCAGCGGGTAATTGAAGGCGGACACGATGTGCTGGTAAAAAAAATCCGGAAACGCTACGAACAGTCATTGGAAAACCTGTTTGAAGCCATCCAGCTTTCATACCGTGCTTATCTGTTTGATAATTCACAGCAAATGAAGCTCGTCGCTGAAATGCTGCCCGACCGGACACTAAAGCTCATCGGCGAAACATCGCCGGTCTGGCTGGAACAGTATGTTCTGAAGAAACTTCCTGATGCGTAGCCGGATATCTCTCATCCGGCCTTTTATTCTACCCCGCCGGATATAGAAATTTTTACCGGCGTAGCGTGCTGTAAATTATATGAAACCGGGCAGCGTTTATCCGCCAGGCGCAGCAGCTCTTCTTTTTGTTCCAGTGTCATGTCGCCGTCAATGTCAGCCATGATAAAAATTCCTTTAAATCCCACCGGATCATCACTCGGCTTACCGAGCAGCGCATTCAAATTGACGTCACCGGAAATCGTGATTTTCATGCCACGCAGCGGCAGTTGTTTCTGCATTGCAATAATCCGGGCTACGGTTGCAAGGCACCCGGCATGCGCGGCGAAAAGATAGTCAAGCGGCGTCGGCCCGGCATTTGTCCCGCCGGCATTCACCGGCTGGTCGATAACAATTTTATGACCGTTCGCATCGCCTTCAATTTTAAATTTTTCATCCATGACAAATTCAAGGGTCAACTTTTTTTCTGACATAATATCCTCCTGTTTTTAGGAATATAAAAGATGGACACAGAATATTGCAACTGATGAATGTATTTTTCTCGAGATCCCCCGTGAGCTCATCATTTACAAAATTGACGCCAAACATTAAGAGCGTTCTGCCATTGTTCGCGGTTCTGCGGTTTAAACGTACGGGCTTCGCTGGCAAAAGAATTGCGGATCACTGTGCGGCCTTCGGCGAGCGTTTTTATGTCACCCATTGCTAGCATTTGCATGATAATATTGCCGATAGCAGTGGCCTCGACCGGTCCGGAAATAACAGTGCGGCCGGTGGCATTGGCGGCAAATTGATTGAGTGCAAAGTTTTTTGAACCGCCGCCGACAATGCGCAGTGTGTTGAGTTTTTGTCCGCTGAGTTTTTCGAGCGCGTCATACGTGTCGGCATAAAGCAGTGCAAGTCCTTCATACGCGGCGCGAATAATTTCACCGTGACTTTCCGGCGATTTTTGTCCGGTACGCACACAGTAATCCCGCATCCGTTTTACCATGTCGCCGGGCGGCAGGAAAATATCGTCACCGGGATTAATGAAGAACTGCAGCGGCACAGCGGTGCCGGCAAGATCGTCCATATCTTTCCATGCATAGGAATGCCCCTGCTCCGCCCAGACGCGCCGGAGTTCCTGAATAATCCAGAGGCCGGAAAGATTTTTTAGGAAGCGAATGGTGTCGCATACGCCAACTTCATTGGTAAAGTTTTCGGCGAGCGTTTCAGTATTAATTACCGGCGCTGTTAATTCAGTGCCGAGCAGCGACCATGTGCCGGAACTTAAAAACGCGCACTGTTCGCCTTCCGTTACCGGCACGGCGGCAAACGCGCTGGCAGTATCATGGCTGCCGACGTTTACGACCGGCGTTCCGTTATATTCACCGAGCACCGTGCCGGCATCGGCAAACGGCGCAAAAAAATCAGTGCGGATATTTAATTTTTTGAGCAGGTCAATCGCCCAGTCTTTAGTCACCGGATTATAAAATTGTGATGTGCTGGCGAAGGTGCGGTTGGCGGCCATTTTACCGGTGAGCCAGTAGTTCAGCAGATCGGGCAAAAACAGAAGTTTATCAGCGGTGAGATATTGAACATCATCAGCCTGCGCGAGCGCGTAAAGCTGATAGAGCGTGTTGAGCTGCATAAACTGGATGCCGCTGGCGTTGAACACATTTTCTTTGCCGACGGCATCAAATACTTTTTGCAGCATGCCATCAGTACGTGAGTCGCGATAGTGCACCGGATTGCCGAGTAATTTTCCCTGTGAATCAATCAATCCGAAATCAACACCCCAGGTATCCGCTGCGATGGAAACAATTTTGTCGCCGGAATCTTTACGCGCTGCCGCAATGCCTTCCTGGATGTTGCGAAAGAGATGTATAAGATCCCAGTAGAGCGTGCCGTTGATTTCCGTCGGACCGTTCCAAAAGCGGTTGGTCTCTTTCAGCGTCAGTTTTTCGCCATCGAATGTCCCAAGAATTGTGCGGCCGCTCGACGCGCCGAGATCTACAGCGACAAAATTTCTGCTCATAGCTGCTCCCAAAATTTAAACCCTCTAACAGGTTTTCTTATACCTGCTGCTGCCGGTACGACTCAACCTCCCAGTGCTCAATAAATTCGCGTGCAGCATCCGTCATATATTCAATGCCGCCGAACGCCGCCGCGAGTTTGATCACCAGTGCGCCGTCCTGCGCGAGTTCCAAAGCAAGAGCGGCATTTTTCTGCGATGTGCCAATTCCATAAATGCGCGAACCGGCGACAATAATTTTCGGCGCATACCCGCGCACAGTTTTATACTGTGCAGTATGTTCCGGCGTCAGTTCACCGGTGAACGGAAACGCGCGCGCGTACACCAGATGATCCGGCGAAACCGGCCCCGGCGCAACCGTAAACAGGCCGGACGACGTACTGTATGCGGCGTCATCGCCCAACAGTGCTTTAATCTGTTTTTCTGTTTCCGGCGCTGCCGGTGTATCCGCAATGTCCAGCGTTTGTGAAATGCCGGCACGCCGGTATTCGCCGGCGAGTACGTCCATGATATGCCGATACAATGCGCGGATTTCTTCCGGTGTTTCACCGGCAATAAATACGCCGTGATTTTTTAACATGAGCAGCGCCGGTTCTCTGCCGTGCGCCGCCTCGTAATCTTTAATCCGCCGGCGGACTTCCATACAGAGCGTATAGCCCGGATCGACGTATTCCATCCACAGCGCATCAGGAAAAAGTTTTTTGCACGCGGCCTCGCCGTTTTTCGCACACGTCATGCCGTTCACTGCTGCCGGATGTGTATGCACCACAAATTTTGCAGTGAACACGTTATGCAGCGGTGCTTCCACTGAAGGGCGTCCGGCGCCGTTTTCAACCGCCGCCGCCATCATATTTTTCACGAGCTCTTCGCGTGCAGCAGAATCCGGAGGCGTGTCGACCGTGTAGAGCCCGTCAATTTTGGCACGGTTCATCTGAACGAATGCTGCTTCGGTTAATCCGCCAAGCGTTGTGCCGGACGGTTTCACCCACAGCGTGGTTGCATTTTTTACCGATGTATTGCCGCCGCCGCCTTTAACATAATCCACGCTGCCGAATTCGTGAGACAGTTCTGTAATTGTTTTTAAATCGTTCATCATTTTATTTTCATTTGCTGCTGAAAAATCTCCGTTCAATCGGCAATTGTAAATCAGCAATCGTAAATGCCCTTAGCCCATATGAAACACTTCGCGCAGTGTAACACAAACCGGCTCATTATCCGGATGAACTTCCATCAAATTCGCCATATAATCCCACCACTTACGAACCAGCGGATCATTTTTCAGACTGCCGTCCGTATAGTCATCTGTCAGTTTGCGAAATGCAAACAGACACAGTGTTTCCTCATCAAAATAAATTGAATAATCAAAAATTCCGGCAGCAGATGCACTTTGGAAAGTTCCGGCCAGATTTCGTCATGCCGCTTTTTATACTCTTCAACTGTGCCTGGTTTCAGTTTCATTCTGAATGCACTGCGAATCATAAAAACTCCATTTTTGTCAAAAGTCTGAAAGTCAAAGGTCAAAAATCCTCTGACTTTCAGACATTAGACGTTTAGACCTTAGACGCGTTCAGAAAGAACGTCAGCTTCATATTTTTCCATATCAGCGATCCAGTCAGATCCCACCGGTACGCCGGCTTTTTCACACAGCATATCCCATACGGCAGCAAACGGCATCGATTTAAATTCTTCCATCAAGGCCAGCCGCTGCGCATTTTTCCTGGCGGCTTCATAATTTTTAAGCTGTTTTGTCGGATCAAGCATCGCATACAGGATCGCTTTGCGCGCCGCACGCGTACCGATGACGTAAGCACCGATGCGGTTAATAGACGCATCGAAAAAGTCAAGCGCGAGAATTACGCGATCCCACGCGTTGCCGCGCTGAATTTCGAGAAACACATTTTTCAGATCATCGTTAAAAATTACAACGTGATCAGAATCCCACCGGATCGGCCGGCTGACGTGCAGCAGAATCTGATCCATGAATTGCAGGTGGCTTGAAAGTTTATCGTGAATCGTTTCCGTCGGGTGGAAATGTCCCATGTCCATTGTCAAACCCATGCCGCGATTGATTGCGTAATCAGAACAGAATTCAGCAGACGCAACCACATATTCTTCGGAGCCGATGCCGAACAGCTTGCTTTCGATAAAATCGACGCATTGTGTGCGGTCAATCGATTTGTCCGCCATGATTTCATCGTATGCCGCAATCATCCGCCGGCGCGGTGCCCAGCGATCCGCGGGGAAATCTTTGGCGCCGTCCGGCGTCCACCAATTGACATAACACGGCGAGCCCTGATTCTCTGCCATTGCCTGTGCAATCTTGCGCGTCGCTTTACCGTGCCGGATCCAGAATGCGCGAATATCATCATTTTGATTTGATAACGTAAACCCGTCTTCCGCTTTCGGATGAGCAAAAAACGTCGGATTAAAATCAAGGCAGATATTTTTTTCTTTTGCCCAGTCCATCCACTGCCGGAAACATTCCGGAGTCATCTGATCGCGATCAACAAATTGATCTGTTTCAGAATAGCACGCATGCACGTTCACGCGTTGTGCACCGGGAATCAGCGCCATCGCTTTTTCAATATCTGCGCGCGCTTCCTTGCCGTTACGGGCACGACCCGGATAATTGCCAGTGGTCATAATGCCGCCGCCGGAAAGTCCGTCCGGCTTCGTTTCAAAACCGGTGATATCATCACTTTGCCAGCAGTGCAGAGAAATCGGCAGCTTCAATGCCGCATCGATTACCGCATCCGTATCAATCCCGAATTGAGCATAACGCTCCTCCGCAAGCTTATACACTTTTTCTATATGTTTCATTTACTCCTCCTGTTCATTTCCAAAACAGTACAAATATAATAAATCAGAAATTCCGGCACCTTAAACGCGAAGATGGAAGCTAGCATAATCACGCCAAAGAAAGCAATATTTTGGAGAGCCGTTTATCCGTTTATACCTGCGCAATCCGTAGTCAATTTTTACATTCCTGTAAATCCTGTAAAAAATTAAGCAGGAATCGGTGTATGCGCCGTAATGAAAAATGTGATTGCCGGAATCTGTGCGTTCACGCACGATCGCGTTATGCTGAAAAAATTACAACAACGCGATTATTTTAAAGACGCAATGCTGCCATTGCAGATGCATATCCGCGATCCGCAGCCGGAATTTCCGCTGCACACGTACGGCTTTGATGAGCTGGTTATCATTTTTCGCGGAACGGCGATTCATGAAGTAAACGGACAGTAACTATTTTTCGCGTCAGTTCCGCAAAATCACCGGTGGAACACCGCTGCGTTATCGCCGGAAAAACGAGATATTGTATTTAGAAGCGATGAAATCCCCCGCGGCAGGCCATGAGAGATATCCGGTGCCGGGGTTCGATAAACATTTTATACATGCAATTGATTCGCCGCGCGTTTCCGGTATTATTTTGAGCATACACTTAAACCGCGATTCCGGAGACACATCATGATTGTAGATCGCATTGAAAATTTTGCCGACTACCCGTACGGCGACGCGTGGAACAAGGCGTTTGAATTTCTAAAAACATTGACGCCGGAAACTGAAACCAGACGCTATGAGCTGCTGGGTGATGACCTTTACGTGATGGTGGACAGCTATGAAACAAAAGCGCGCTCCGCCGCAAAACTGGAAACGCATGCAAAATATATCGATATTCAATTCATGATCGACAAAGAAGAAGTCCATGAGATACATTCGGCGCTCACCCTTTCAGCGCAAACGCCGTATGACCCAGAAAAAGACGTGTCGTTTTTCTATCTGCCGGAATTTTCTTCATCGCTCATCACACTGCGCACCGGAGAATTCGCTGTCTATTTTCCGCAAGACGCGCACATGCCCTGCCTCATGTCCGGTGATACACCGCAACGTATCAAAAAAGCCGTTGTGAAAATCAAAACAGAACTGATGCACACCGGATTCCGGCTGAAACATTAAATGCAGGAAGCAACCGATCTTTAGACCTTCGCCCAGAATTAAGCGGAGAGAAGGTTGTCGACCATTTTCCCGCCCTGCAAATTATTCGCCTGCTATCAATGCTGCAACGCGCGCGGCGAACTGCACCGGATTTTCAACTTTCGAACCTTCGGCGACATACGCGAGATCGCGCAGCAGTT
Proteins encoded:
- a CDS encoding OsmC family protein translates to MSEKKLTLEFVMDEKFKIEGDANGHKIVIDQPVNAGGTNAGPTPLDYLFAAHAGCLATVARIIAMQKQLPLRGMKITISGDVNLNALLGKPSDDPVGFKGIFIMADIDGDMTLEQKEELLRLADKRCPVSYNLQHATPVKISISGGVE
- a CDS encoding glycine--tRNA ligase, translating into MKPNDYHVSMDALASLCKRRGFIFQTSEIYGGINGFWDYGPLGVELKRNIKESWWKSTVQSRENVIGLDSAIIMHPRVWEASGHVGNFKDPMVDCRETKNRYRADQLLVFKHKSDAAALMFAYPEDEQPAEKKVKKIGKGNPAEYESVTLESIPLDAYERLVGPDTDRPGTLTEPRAFNLMFKTYVGPIEQSSNIAWLRPETAQGIFAQFGNVLAVSRQKVPFGIAQIGKAFRNEINPRNYTFRSREFEQMELEFFIKPGSDAEWHEYWVAERLKWYEQVGLPEGRMHLDVHPPEKLAHYASACTDIMYDFPFGTQELEGIAARGNFDLTQHQNISGKTLEYFDEETKEKFLPAVVEPSAGVDRIALALLCEAYREEWIPKDGGTVLTAEPGKPAPEGYEARTVMRFAPCIAPYKVAVFPLLKNKEELVGKARGLFEKLNDRWNCFYDHAGAIGRRYRRQDEIGTPCGVTVDFQTLEDNTVTLRDRDTMEQIRVSIDELESIITQRVKF
- a CDS encoding glycosyltransferase is translated as MKKADGSKHRILILSVSAGTGHIRAAEALEKAAHAHPEVGDVLNIDALKYTNKLFRQFYGQFYLDLVKSAPVLLGWFYDSQDEPWKTEKMRLMLDRMNTGPLIRQIKKFQPDITICTHFLPAEILSHLIKHDKVDTQLAITITDYYAHAMWLSRTVNHYFVANEESKVQLENIGFPPEIITVSGIPIDPVFAEERDRVKLRGEYELTGSEPVILISGGALGVSSAGRMAEVMCDVKHPAQIIVICGKNEKLQKTVLKEVASLPAGCNHLKFTVLGYTNRMHDWMKAADLFIGKPGGLTTAEAMSCGLPMVIYQPIPGQEERNSDYLLENGAAVKCNQLSTMAYKVDLLLSDPARLARMREQAKQLSHPDSAAIVIQTLIDNYGIGRAVTIGRASYTDKTKAAFRKIGHKIVYAKDDLLKPLLPF
- a CDS encoding L-rhamnose mutarotase — translated: MKLKPGTVEEYKKRHDEIWPELSKVHLLPEFLIIQFILMRKHCVCLHFAN
- a CDS encoding class II aldolase/adducin family protein, which encodes MMNDLKTITELSHEFGSVDYVKGGGGNTSVKNATTLWVKPSGTTLGGLTEAAFVQMNRAKIDGLYTVDTPPDSAAREELVKNMMAAAVENGAGRPSVEAPLHNVFTAKFVVHTHPAAVNGMTCAKNGEAACKKLFPDALWMEYVDPGYTLCMEVRRRIKDYEAAHGREPALLMLKNHGVFIAGETPEEIRALYRHIMDVLAGEYRRAGISQTLDIADTPAAPETEKQIKALLGDDAAYSTSSGLFTVAPGPVSPDHLVYARAFPFTGELTPEHTAQYKTVRGYAPKIIVAGSRIYGIGTSQKNAALALELAQDGALVIKLAAAFGGIEYMTDAAREFIEHWEVESYRQQQV
- a CDS encoding L-rhamnose isomerase gives rise to the protein MKHIEKVYKLAEERYAQFGIDTDAVIDAALKLPISLHCWQSDDITGFETKPDGLSGGGIMTTGNYPGRARNGKEARADIEKAMALIPGAQRVNVHACYSETDQFVDRDQMTPECFRQWMDWAKEKNICLDFNPTFFAHPKAEDGFTLSNQNDDIRAFWIRHGKATRKIAQAMAENQGSPCYVNWWTPDGAKDFPADRWAPRRRMIAAYDEIMADKSIDRTQCVDFIESKLFGIGSEEYVVASAEFCSDYAINRGMGLTMDMGHFHPTETIHDKLSSHLQFMDQILLHVSRPIRWDSDHVVIFNDDLKNVFLEIQRGNAWDRVILALDFFDASINRIGAYVIGTRAARKAILYAMLDPTKQLKNYEAARKNAQRLALMEEFKSMPFAAVWDMLCEKAGVPVGSDWIADMEKYEADVLSERV
- a CDS encoding YhcH/YjgK/YiaL family protein, encoding MIVDRIENFADYPYGDAWNKAFEFLKTLTPETETRRYELLGDDLYVMVDSYETKARSAAKLETHAKYIDIQFMIDKEEVHEIHSALTLSAQTPYDPEKDVSFFYLPEFSSSLITLRTGEFAVYFPQDAHMPCLMSGDTPQRIKKAVVKIKTELMHTGFRLKH
- a CDS encoding rhamnulokinase family protein; its protein translation is MSRNFVAVDLGASSGRTILGTFDGEKLTLKETNRFWNGPTEINGTLYWDLIHLFRNIQEGIAAARKDSGDKIVSIAADTWGVDFGLIDSQGKLLGNPVHYRDSRTDGMLQKVFDAVGKENVFNASGIQFMQLNTLYQLYALAQADDVQYLTADKLLFLPDLLNYWLTGKMAANRTFASTSQFYNPVTKDWAIDLLKKLNIRTDFFAPFADAGTVLGEYNGTPVVNVGSHDTASAFAAVPVTEGEQCAFLSSGTWSLLGTELTAPVINTETLAENFTNEVGVCDTIRFLKNLSGLWIIQELRRVWAEQGHSYAWKDMDDLAGTAVPLQFFINPGDDIFLPPGDMVKRMRDYCVRTGQKSPESHGEIIRAAYEGLALLYADTYDALEKLSGQKLNTLRIVGGGSKNFALNQFAANATGRTVISGPVEATAIGNIIMQMLAMGDIKTLAEGRTVIRNSFASEARTFKPQNREQWQNALNVWRQFCK